Proteins encoded by one window of Excalfactoria chinensis isolate bCotChi1 unplaced genomic scaffold, bCotChi1.hap2 Scaffold_326, whole genome shotgun sequence:
- the MVB12A gene encoding multivesicular body subunit 12A isoform X1, producing the protein MAAEEEAAPLSGVGWAAGPEAAPAGWSVITTSVEGNAANLGSKGFGHKGGYLCVSTAAPDSAGPVVTDVQVLSDRSPQPTGYTRAPEFPEPRLGVSRKKRLYVRLQPRGVAETAVFDIKLSGKSRAVPQYMKVGEMGSFAIWCKKGALPKRSPPPVPKPRTVSLGLKQLSLADSEQQSPEKPVARSISRRASITLHNSADDGSSIYNLSAMDGVPFTLHPKFERGPKSDSNAILSDLTVKSLADIEKEYNYTFVVERTAAARLPPSIC; encoded by the exons ATGGCGGCGGAGGAGGAAGCGGCTCCGCTGAGCGGTGTGGGCTGGGCGGCGGGGCCCGAGGCGGCTCCAGCGGGCTGGAGCGTG ATCACCACCAGCGTTGAGGGCAACGCGGCCAACCTGGGCAGCAAAGGCTTCGGACACAAGGGCGGGTACCTGTGTGTGAGCACCGCAGCTCCG GACTCGGCTGGGCCTGTGGTGACTGACGTCCAGGTGCTGAGCGACCGAAGTCCACAACCCACAGGCTACACTCGAGCCCCCGAGTTCCCAGAGCCTC GTTTGGGTGTATCCCGTAAGAAAAGGCTTTATGTGAGATTGCAGCCCCGCGGGGTCGCTGAGACGGCCGTGTTCGACATCAAACTGAgtgggaagagcagagctgtgccacaaTACATGAAGGTTGG ggAAATGGGTAGCTTTGCCATCTGGTGTAAGAAAGGAGCCCTTCCCAAACGTAGCCCTCCTCCTGTCCCCAAGCCCAGGACGGTCAGCCTGGGTTTGAAGCAGCTCTCATTGGCCGACTCTGAACAGCA GTCACCTGAGAAGCCCGTGGCTCGCTCTATCTCCAGGCGTGCTTCCATCACACTGCACAACTCAGCCGATGATGGCTCCAGCATCTACAACCTCTCAG CGATGGATGGAGTCCCTTTCACACTACACCCCAAATTCGAGCGCGGTCCCAAATCCGACAGCAAC GCTATTCTCTCCGACCTGACAGTCAAATCGCTGGCTGATATTGAGAAAGAG TACAACTACACTTTTGTAGTGGAACGGACAGCAGCCGCtcgcctccctccctccatt
- the MVB12A gene encoding multivesicular body subunit 12A isoform X2 — translation MKGGCGPTGGCKTRITTSVEGNAANLGSKGFGHKGGYLCVSTAAPDSAGPVVTDVQVLSDRSPQPTGYTRAPEFPEPRLGVSRKKRLYVRLQPRGVAETAVFDIKLSGKSRAVPQYMKVGEMGSFAIWCKKGALPKRSPPPVPKPRTVSLGLKQLSLADSEQQSPEKPVARSISRRASITLHNSADDGSSIYNLSAMDGVPFTLHPKFERGPKSDSNAILSDLTVKSLADIEKEYNYTFVVERTAAARLPPSIC, via the exons ATGAAGGGAGGCTGCGGCCCGACGGGAGGCTGCAAGACGAGG ATCACCACCAGCGTTGAGGGCAACGCGGCCAACCTGGGCAGCAAAGGCTTCGGACACAAGGGCGGGTACCTGTGTGTGAGCACCGCAGCTCCG GACTCGGCTGGGCCTGTGGTGACTGACGTCCAGGTGCTGAGCGACCGAAGTCCACAACCCACAGGCTACACTCGAGCCCCCGAGTTCCCAGAGCCTC GTTTGGGTGTATCCCGTAAGAAAAGGCTTTATGTGAGATTGCAGCCCCGCGGGGTCGCTGAGACGGCCGTGTTCGACATCAAACTGAgtgggaagagcagagctgtgccacaaTACATGAAGGTTGG ggAAATGGGTAGCTTTGCCATCTGGTGTAAGAAAGGAGCCCTTCCCAAACGTAGCCCTCCTCCTGTCCCCAAGCCCAGGACGGTCAGCCTGGGTTTGAAGCAGCTCTCATTGGCCGACTCTGAACAGCA GTCACCTGAGAAGCCCGTGGCTCGCTCTATCTCCAGGCGTGCTTCCATCACACTGCACAACTCAGCCGATGATGGCTCCAGCATCTACAACCTCTCAG CGATGGATGGAGTCCCTTTCACACTACACCCCAAATTCGAGCGCGGTCCCAAATCCGACAGCAAC GCTATTCTCTCCGACCTGACAGTCAAATCGCTGGCTGATATTGAGAAAGAG TACAACTACACTTTTGTAGTGGAACGGACAGCAGCCGCtcgcctccctccctccatt